A single region of the Panulirus ornatus isolate Po-2019 chromosome 17, ASM3632096v1, whole genome shotgun sequence genome encodes:
- the LOC139754546 gene encoding ubiquitin-conjugating enzyme E2 Z-like — protein sequence MEPQSTVAEADSTSVLPPLESLSNVHPSQSISTLSSPSQSPPVECPSSQSPSTDYLPSSSPPAGSSPSQSSAWAFLLSESLFIPSLQSSVNTPVSQSPSAGLPYTLPTTVSSSSQSPTVMPLSLPSSVMSSTLSSAELPPSQSPPTELLTLNSHPSSCSLAPGSPSSQSTMLPSFSPSEFSLPQYSKAAPIDPDSCLPNMSSKSWRYDPLASPDWDLAGPPGYLCAGRVKKDLSSIFTEPLPGIFAVPEEDNLFKVHCLIIGPFDTPYEGGFFHFLVRFGPQYPLHPPRVRLLTTGGDAVRFNPNLYKNGKVCLSILGTWSGPSWSPASNLSTVLLSLQSLLNERPYHNEPGYEEEHNIGDSDRYNSIIMHETIRVAVIQQLEGNTTAPPDLLKVMQASFMEYYDHYVEICEKNMYKDGQTMDDPFGERRGRFQYSTLMKQLKRLKIKLKANGIPEIPENSKTTESDDVSSISESEEGSPASEGEDSTMYACAPVRS from the exons ATGGAGCCGCAAAGTACAGTGGCTGAAGCAGACTCAACCTCCGTCTTACCACCTCTTGAGTCTCTTTCAAATGTCCACCCTTCACAGTCCATTTCAACTCTATCATCTCCATCACAGTCTCCTCCAGTAGAATGTCCCTCTTCACAGTCTCCTTCAACTGATTACCTTCCTTCAAGCTCTCCACCAGCAGGGTCTTCTCCTTCACAGTCATCTGCTTGGGCCTTTTTACTGTCAGAATCATTATTTATACCATCATTACAGTCCTCGGTAAACACACCTGTCTCTCAGTCACCTTCGGCAGGGTTGCCTTACACACTGCCCACTACAGTTTCATCCTCCTCTCAGTCCCCCACGGTCatgccactctctctcccttcatcagTCATGTCTTCCACATTGTCCTCTGCAGAATTACCTCCTTCACAGTCTCCACCCACTGAGTTGTTGACTTTAAATTCACACCCTAGTTCCTGTTCATTAGCACCAGGGTCACCCTCCTCACAGTCCACTATGTTACCTTCATTTTCCCCCTCTGAGTTCTCCCTTCCTCAATATTCAAAAGCTGCACCTATAGATCCTGACTCCTGCTTGCCTAATATGTCTTCTAAAAGCTGGCGATACGACCCATTGGCCTCTCCAGACTGGGATCTTGCAGGACCACCTGGATATCTTTGTGCTGGTCGTGTTAAGAA GGACCTGAGCAGCATCTTTACTGAGCCACTGCCGGGAATATTTGCTGTACCTGAAGAAGACAACCTGTTCAAGGTCCACTGCCTTATCATTGGGCCATTTGACACACCATATGAAGGAGGATTTTTCCACTTTCTTGTACGGTTTGGTCCACAGTACCCTCTTCACCCGCCCAGAGTACGGTTGCTCACAACAGGAGGGGATGCTGTTAGATTCAATCCCAATTTGTACAAAAATGGCAAAGTTTGTCTCAGTATTTTAGG AACTTGGTCAGGCCCATCTTGGAGTCCAGCATCCAACCTCTCCACGGTCTTGTTATCTCTCCAAAGTCTCCTGAATGAGCGCCCATACCACAATGAACCTGGTTATGAAGAG GAACATAACATTGGGGACAGTGATCGTTACAATTCCATCATCATGCATGAAACTATCAGGGTTGCAGTTATACAACAGCTAGAAGGCAATACAACTGCACCACCAGATCTGTTGAAGGTCATGCAAGCCTCATTTATggaatattatgatcattatgttgAAATATGTGAAAAGAACATGTACAAAGATGGACAAACAATGGAT GATCCTTTTGGAGAACGCCGAGGTCGTTTCCAGTATTCAACATTGATGAAGCAACTAAAGAGATTAAAGATCAAACTGAAGGCTAATGGAATTCCAGAAATACCAGAAAACTCCAAAACAACTGAAAGTGATGATGTTTCAAGCATATCAGAAAGCGAAGAAGGCTCACCTGCAAGTGAAGGAGAAGA CTCAACCATGTATGCATGTGCACCGGTGAGGTCATAA